A genome region from Clostridium sp. JN-9 includes the following:
- a CDS encoding AAA family ATPase: protein MKITKLHIIGFGKLKNFQMDLSQGLNVIYGKNEQGKSTLMAFIKAVFYGFPSSGKSISGNERKKYTPWDGSQMGGTIYFEYNGASYSLQRTFGVRKSLDKVNLWNLNKGEQVELPNKTEVGEYLFEISLNTFENTTYIGQLGNIINASKDKSGEIINKLTNLVSTGEEDVSFKETEKRIKEAMTDLVAARGSGGKLNNEKNNLNELQELRNTAIDNDIKKSQLKRYIEDLKNKIQDINDKIKFQSDLYNQQCNLRKLKELNAVIEKKNIVNEEENNIKIISEKLIRQDFNIDEEYLENIKKQLQLFLKEREVYKSKKEDYDNTALKLSELEKTLNEYTGIKEVNIEHIRQLKSIISNISNLSQSIEGIQVSLSKAEASLANLNSDKTKSESSVKSSIALIEDEISRLLSETENINIEINKAEKAVEEADKRVNNFNMQETHSRLTELSKKLKLYENEKNNNEAIVSNISEKHSAAMGRTIEARSNVKSEEAVAKVKLDAINSEMEKEINNLSGNKSSTKVVFIIASIVIAAISMLSGIFVNPIFYLGIIISVILFIIGGKNNKNHNKSDNIKEQLKNNAEKKKKAILSSMDSVKDAEHICSKEEAEILNELNKAEQELQYIKTNFDNVKAEINIENNKIEKVKLNLEMSQQNLQRESAILNEKKNLYNENKVQIENAKKKLDNEKIKLAEISLKWKESINNAEELILSIKDQSASAKDKLKDYIAGLKIFNDSQSPSQIIDFIKQSINESLIKCRCNSTDELVEKQTKLRSLTELINDMKSELELKEQSLCSEKESETNMSDNLFSLVGKYKEPNSIGDINNYINEIENLLSMQKEEYSGKQIAEQILQNALNGRSIQDVEIEISNTRQKLLEGNFNILPDELSDEEFNDIKDVINCLQQEMNDTKDKITMKEAELNLSFKDAKSVSDIDGLISSVNEKINDMEYYYQCLDIASSVFNEAFSEMQKNFGPALNRETSAILNEITKGRYKELLVAKNFDVSIADPSSSSMHLWEYLSGGTADQVYFSLRLAITRLLTENKESMPVLLDDAFMQYDDERAYEAISFLSSLVNSDSDKNNSLQQVILFTCHSKISELAKSFNETNMILLSTVECNRRM, encoded by the coding sequence ATGAAAATAACTAAACTTCATATAATTGGATTTGGTAAGTTAAAGAATTTTCAAATGGATTTATCACAAGGACTAAATGTTATCTATGGCAAAAATGAGCAGGGTAAAAGCACTTTAATGGCATTTATAAAAGCTGTTTTCTATGGCTTTCCATCATCGGGAAAATCTATATCTGGAAATGAAAGAAAAAAGTACACTCCATGGGATGGCAGTCAGATGGGAGGAACTATTTATTTTGAATATAATGGAGCTTCATATTCATTGCAAAGAACATTTGGAGTAAGGAAAAGCCTTGATAAAGTGAATTTATGGAATCTTAATAAAGGTGAGCAGGTCGAACTTCCTAATAAAACTGAGGTTGGCGAATATTTATTTGAGATTTCCTTAAATACTTTTGAAAATACCACATATATAGGCCAGCTTGGAAATATTATAAATGCTTCAAAGGATAAAAGTGGTGAAATTATAAATAAACTTACAAATTTAGTGAGCACAGGAGAAGAAGATGTTTCCTTTAAAGAAACAGAGAAAAGAATTAAAGAAGCCATGACTGATTTAGTGGCTGCAAGGGGCTCTGGGGGAAAGCTTAATAATGAAAAAAACAACCTTAATGAACTTCAGGAATTAAGAAATACTGCCATAGACAATGATATTAAAAAATCACAGTTGAAAAGGTATATAGAGGATTTAAAAAATAAAATTCAAGATATAAATGATAAAATAAAATTTCAGTCTGATTTGTATAATCAGCAATGTAATCTTAGAAAACTTAAGGAGCTTAATGCTGTTATTGAAAAGAAAAACATTGTTAATGAAGAAGAGAATAATATTAAAATTATAAGTGAAAAGTTAATCAGGCAGGATTTTAACATAGATGAAGAATATCTTGAAAATATAAAGAAGCAGCTTCAATTATTTTTAAAGGAAAGAGAAGTATATAAATCAAAAAAAGAAGATTATGATAATACTGCTTTAAAATTATCAGAATTAGAAAAAACATTAAATGAGTACACAGGCATCAAAGAAGTTAATATTGAACATATAAGACAGCTTAAAAGTATTATAAGCAATATATCAAATCTGAGCCAGAGTATTGAAGGTATACAGGTTTCTTTATCTAAAGCTGAGGCATCCCTTGCTAATCTTAATTCAGATAAAACTAAATCAGAGTCTTCAGTTAAATCATCCATTGCTTTAATTGAAGATGAAATATCCAGGTTATTATCTGAAACTGAAAATATCAATATTGAAATTAATAAAGCAGAAAAAGCTGTGGAGGAAGCAGATAAAAGAGTAAATAACTTTAATATGCAGGAAACACACAGCAGATTAACTGAATTAAGCAAGAAATTAAAATTATATGAAAATGAAAAAAACAATAATGAAGCAATAGTAAGCAATATTTCAGAAAAACATTCTGCTGCCATGGGAAGAACCATTGAAGCCAGGTCAAATGTTAAGTCTGAAGAAGCAGTAGCAAAGGTTAAGCTTGATGCTATAAATTCTGAAATGGAAAAAGAAATTAATAATTTAAGTGGAAATAAAAGCAGTACCAAGGTTGTATTTATAATAGCTTCTATAGTAATAGCAGCAATTTCCATGCTTAGTGGAATTTTTGTTAATCCGATATTTTATTTAGGTATTATAATTTCAGTAATATTGTTTATTATTGGCGGTAAAAATAATAAGAATCATAATAAATCAGATAATATTAAGGAACAGCTTAAAAATAATGCTGAGAAAAAGAAGAAGGCTATTTTAAGCAGCATGGATTCTGTAAAAGATGCAGAACACATCTGTAGTAAAGAAGAAGCTGAAATACTCAATGAACTTAATAAAGCTGAGCAGGAACTCCAATATATAAAGACAAATTTTGATAACGTTAAAGCTGAAATAAATATAGAAAATAATAAAATTGAAAAAGTTAAATTAAACCTTGAAATGTCACAACAAAATTTACAAAGAGAATCTGCAATATTAAATGAGAAAAAGAATTTATATAATGAAAATAAAGTACAGATAGAAAATGCAAAAAAGAAATTAGATAATGAGAAAATAAAGCTTGCGGAAATATCACTTAAATGGAAAGAATCCATAAATAATGCAGAAGAATTAATTTTATCTATAAAAGATCAATCAGCTTCAGCTAAGGATAAATTAAAAGATTATATTGCAGGCCTAAAGATTTTTAATGATTCACAAAGTCCTTCACAGATCATAGATTTTATAAAACAGAGTATTAATGAATCATTAATAAAGTGCAGATGCAATTCCACTGATGAACTTGTGGAAAAGCAGACAAAATTAAGAAGTTTAACTGAATTAATAAATGATATGAAGAGTGAATTAGAATTAAAAGAACAATCTCTATGTTCAGAAAAAGAATCTGAAACTAATATGTCAGATAACCTTTTCTCATTAGTTGGAAAATACAAAGAACCAAACTCAATAGGTGATATAAATAATTATATAAATGAAATTGAGAATTTGTTAAGCATGCAAAAAGAAGAATATTCAGGAAAGCAGATAGCAGAGCAAATTCTGCAAAATGCCCTGAATGGAAGAAGTATTCAAGATGTAGAAATAGAAATAAGTAATACAAGACAAAAATTACTGGAAGGCAATTTTAATATTCTTCCAGATGAATTATCTGATGAGGAATTTAATGATATAAAAGATGTCATAAATTGTCTTCAACAAGAAATGAATGATACTAAAGATAAAATTACAATGAAAGAAGCAGAGCTGAATCTATCCTTTAAAGATGCTAAAAGCGTATCTGATATAGATGGCTTAATAAGCAGCGTAAATGAAAAGATTAATGATATGGAATATTATTATCAGTGCCTGGATATTGCATCAAGTGTTTTCAATGAAGCCTTTTCGGAAATGCAGAAAAATTTCGGACCAGCTTTAAACAGGGAAACCTCTGCAATATTAAATGAAATCACTAAAGGAAGATATAAGGAGCTTTTGGTAGCAAAAAACTTTGATGTATCAATAGCTGATCCTTCTTCTTCATCAATGCATTTATGGGAATACTTAAGCGGAGGAACTGCTGATCAGGTATATTTTTCTTTAAGGTTAGCTATTACAAGATTACTCACTGAAAACAAGGAAAGTATGCCCGTTCTATTAGATGATGCTTTCATGCAGTATGATGATGAAAGAGCCTATGAAGCCATTAGCTTCTTAAGTTCCTTAGTTAATTCTGATTCAGATAAAAACAATAGTTTGCAGCAGGTTATCTTATTTACCTGCCACAGTAAAATATCTGAACTGGCAAAAAGTTTTAACGAAACAAATATGATTTTGTTATCTACTGTCGAATGTAACCGTCGAATGTAA
- a CDS encoding PTS sugar transporter subunit IIB: MNILLICANGASTGVLVEKMKDFTKSHEKLKIKEINIKATSFENLPKYLKSHNVDVVLIGPQIRFKEEEVADICKSYSIKSAVINTQDYGRMNAPAVLKMAIDLFKNK, encoded by the coding sequence ATGAATATACTTTTAATATGTGCAAATGGTGCATCTACAGGAGTTCTTGTAGAAAAGATGAAAGATTTTACAAAATCACACGAGAAACTAAAGATAAAGGAAATAAATATAAAGGCAACATCTTTTGAAAACCTGCCTAAATATCTTAAATCTCATAATGTAGATGTGGTTCTTATAGGACCGCAGATTAGGTTTAAAGAAGAGGAAGTAGCTGATATATGTAAATCATATTCTATAAAGTCTGCAGTTATAAATACTCAAGATTATGGACGAATGAATGCTCCAGCAGTTTTAAAAATGGCAATTGATTTATTTAAAAATAAGTAA
- a CDS encoding PTS lactose/cellobiose transporter subunit IIA, with protein sequence MDIMNKELEQQVFEIISQAGDAKSDVMYSLKKIKKGDYDSARALLKEASCKLESASEIHLKILSQAMKNQNVPTNFLLVHAEDHFSNASFAHSLVSELIDIFEVMDKRK encoded by the coding sequence ATGGACATAATGAATAAAGAACTTGAACAACAGGTATTTGAAATAATATCACAGGCGGGTGATGCTAAAAGTGATGTAATGTATTCACTAAAAAAAATAAAAAAAGGTGACTATGATTCCGCCAGAGCACTTCTTAAGGAAGCATCATGTAAACTTGAAAGTGCATCAGAAATTCATTTAAAAATATTATCCCAAGCAATGAAAAATCAAAACGTGCCAACAAATTTTCTGCTGGTACATGCTGAAGACCATTTTTCAAATGCTTCTTTTGCCCATTCATTAGTCAGCGAGTTAATTGACATATTTGAAGTAATGGATAAGAGAAAGTAA
- a CDS encoding PTS transporter subunit EIIC, whose protein sequence is MSNKSMKFQETLKKYLVPIAEKIDKQVHLQAVKEGMMSIVPIIIIGSLSLLSIALKNMLPNGAAKDFIGNNLGIFMLPFNFTMGIISLYSAFFIAESLAKKYKLNSIEVGVTSVIVQFILCAEVTDGGIKTGYLDAQGLFVSIFAALLVVEITRVMNKKGLVFKLPKEVPNIVIKSFNNLIPMIVCIILFTALSVLAKSTTGQPVPKLIMTVLAPAINSLDSVAAVIIIILITQLLWFFGLHGPAITSSIWMPIAAKYIAENSSRVAAGQAPTHIFTMGFYYGFLQVTGSGITLGLVILMMRSKSKSLQSMGKVSIIPSIFGINEPVIFGTPLVMNPFMFIPFVFGPVVVGIVDFLAFSSGLIHKPILEPPGFMPPGVGAFLCTLDWKAVVLSIGGIIFMTIVYYPFFKIMEKEELKKEEENAEKFDDESFDF, encoded by the coding sequence ATGAGTAATAAAAGTATGAAATTCCAGGAAACCTTAAAAAAATATTTGGTGCCAATAGCTGAAAAAATAGATAAGCAGGTTCATCTTCAAGCTGTCAAAGAAGGAATGATGAGCATAGTGCCAATAATCATAATTGGTTCCTTAAGCCTTCTATCAATAGCTTTGAAAAATATGCTGCCAAATGGAGCAGCAAAAGACTTTATAGGCAATAACTTAGGCATATTCATGCTTCCATTTAACTTTACTATGGGAATAATTTCATTGTATTCAGCATTTTTTATTGCTGAATCACTGGCAAAAAAATATAAATTAAACTCCATCGAAGTAGGAGTCACATCTGTAATTGTACAATTCATATTATGTGCGGAAGTAACAGATGGAGGTATAAAGACAGGATATTTAGATGCACAGGGATTGTTTGTAAGTATATTTGCAGCTTTATTAGTAGTAGAAATTACAAGGGTTATGAATAAAAAGGGATTAGTATTCAAGCTTCCAAAAGAAGTGCCGAATATAGTAATTAAGAGTTTCAACAATTTAATTCCCATGATAGTATGTATTATTCTATTTACCGCATTATCAGTGCTGGCTAAAAGCACAACAGGACAACCAGTTCCTAAATTAATCATGACTGTTCTTGCACCTGCAATAAATAGTCTGGACAGTGTTGCAGCGGTAATAATTATTATACTTATTACTCAGTTATTATGGTTTTTTGGACTTCATGGACCTGCAATAACTTCAAGTATATGGATGCCAATAGCAGCAAAGTACATTGCAGAAAATTCAAGCAGGGTAGCAGCTGGTCAGGCTCCAACACACATTTTCACAATGGGCTTTTACTACGGCTTCTTACAAGTTACTGGTTCTGGAATTACTTTAGGATTAGTTATACTAATGATGCGTAGTAAATCAAAGAGCTTACAAAGCATGGGGAAGGTTTCCATAATTCCATCTATATTTGGAATAAATGAACCTGTTATTTTTGGTACACCATTAGTTATGAATCCATTTATGTTTATACCCTTTGTATTTGGACCAGTAGTGGTTGGTATAGTTGACTTCCTGGCATTTTCATCTGGGTTAATACACAAGCCAATACTTGAGCCGCCAGGATTTATGCCGCCTGGAGTAGGAGCATTTTTATGTACTTTAGATTGGAAAGCAGTTGTATTGAGTATAGGGGGCATAATTTTTATGACTATAGTTTATTATCCATTCTTTAAGATTATGGAAAAGGAAGAATTAAAGAAGGAAGAAGAAAACGCAGAAAAATTTGATGATGAAAGCTTTGACTTTTAA
- a CDS encoding M20 family metallopeptidase, with protein sequence MYTEEILKKAEEISDILISIRRDLHAYPEIGLEEIRTSKIVADYLSDLGLEVRKNVGKTGVIGLLKGKNPGKTVMLRADMDCLKISENCNFQYKSRRPGLMHACGHDIHTTWLLGAAMILAPMKDKINGNIKFVFQPAEEVSGGAKMMIEDNVLENPHVDAAFGAHVWPYIEEGTVAIKEGSFMAASDNFKLSIFGKGGHGGHPQRCIDPIASACEIYMALQTIISRRVNPLEPAVITVGKFHAGTAHNVIPSKVEMEGTIRTLTNETRHSIYDMMLNIFKGITSANGSSFDFKYIPYHPPVVNDKNLTEVVLTAAKKIVGEHKAKRAERETMVGEDFSYYQQNVPGAFFWFGSYNEEIGAVNPLHSEKFFVNENIIHTGAAVLAQCAVEYLSNVTR encoded by the coding sequence ATGTATACTGAAGAAATACTAAAGAAAGCTGAAGAAATAAGTGATATTTTAATATCCATAAGACGAGATTTACATGCTTATCCAGAGATAGGTCTGGAAGAAATAAGGACATCAAAAATTGTAGCAGATTATTTGTCAGATCTTGGACTGGAAGTCCGAAAAAATGTGGGCAAAACAGGTGTAATTGGACTGCTTAAAGGTAAAAATCCCGGGAAAACCGTTATGCTTAGAGCTGATATGGACTGCTTAAAAATAAGTGAAAACTGCAATTTTCAGTACAAATCCAGGAGGCCTGGATTAATGCATGCCTGCGGTCATGATATTCATACCACATGGCTTCTTGGAGCAGCAATGATTTTGGCCCCAATGAAGGATAAGATTAATGGAAATATTAAATTTGTATTTCAGCCAGCTGAGGAAGTATCCGGTGGAGCTAAAATGATGATTGAGGATAATGTACTAGAAAATCCTCATGTGGATGCAGCATTTGGTGCCCATGTATGGCCTTATATAGAAGAGGGTACTGTTGCCATTAAAGAAGGATCATTTATGGCAGCATCTGATAATTTTAAGCTAAGTATATTTGGGAAAGGTGGACATGGAGGTCATCCTCAAAGATGTATTGACCCAATTGCATCAGCATGTGAAATATACATGGCACTTCAGACCATAATAAGCAGAAGAGTAAATCCACTTGAACCAGCAGTAATAACAGTAGGCAAGTTCCATGCAGGAACAGCACATAATGTAATCCCATCTAAGGTGGAAATGGAAGGTACAATAAGAACATTAACTAATGAAACAAGGCATAGTATATATGATATGATGCTGAATATATTTAAGGGAATAACCAGTGCCAATGGATCCAGCTTTGATTTTAAATATATTCCTTATCATCCCCCTGTTGTAAATGACAAAAATTTAACTGAGGTTGTATTAACAGCTGCTAAAAAAATAGTTGGTGAACATAAAGCAAAAAGAGCTGAAAGAGAAACCATGGTAGGTGAGGATTTTTCCTACTATCAGCAGAATGTACCAGGAGCATTTTTCTGGTTTGGCAGCTATAATGAGGAAATAGGAGCTGTTAATCCTCTTCATAGTGAGAAATTCTTTGTAAATGAAAACATTATACACACTGGAGCAGCAGTGCTGGCCCAGTGTGCGGTGGAATATTTGTCGAATGTAACCAGGTAG
- a CDS encoding sigma-54-dependent transcriptional regulator produces the protein MNNKKGITAEDIAGKLKSNRANVSNYLNQLCKEGLVEKIKSRPVYFIPIDKNKLVQSSGNLKESSFSTLIGKNHSLKGVVEKAKASILYPPYGLHSIIYGETGVGKSMLAKYMYDFSIEAGIRKKGSPFITFNCADYANNPQLLMGHIFGVEKGAYTGAERSKIGLLESANGGILFLDEIHRLPPEGQEMLFTFIDKGTFRRMGQSTDEIKSEVLIISATTENPESTLLDTFNRRIPMTIEIPPLRDRSLVERIELVKHFFRYESGKINKPIKVHRQIMKSLLLYKCKNNVGQLQSDIKLAVANSYLNYVRNNDEILNVYSSYFNHNLSEWEDNYRGKTYEIDILVPKDLDYYIFYPSGKEENFTFKASKDEDGNEEKVKLSLVREGIRNNLLIEKLFMDTKFFKLCESIRQIIENEFSLILSEGEFYSIAIYIYSIVDNEICSNSRNKPDINEIRQNNKKEFKVALKIINEIENEYNVFLSIEEAANITLLISNLRKDGRNSKSNVGIIVAMHGDSTANSMVKVAKDLLGEGNIYSFDMKLNKNYKEVVDEFRETIKNIDAKDGILLFTDMGSLNSLDSLVKETLKVQVKTIPMVTTLMVLEAVQKINIGFSLMEVYNSVIDMTNYNLENKTNASNNKKDSMIVIGYCINDGVDKEGKKIIKRKLGTYIKDIEILLLPYKNEQDFAINFNKLMYDNNIIALISDLTLEISGIECIKRSELKNKESINKLKNLIKINEAYYDIIEGLKSSLKYTNYSKIFKDVKITIDSLYEALNLNKEYDTVVGLTMHLAFMIDSLVGNNRKSEIFQNEKINKHKNEIDIIKKEVLLLEKKYHIIIDSNECYGILCILYDDF, from the coding sequence ATGAATAACAAGAAGGGGATAACTGCAGAAGATATTGCAGGCAAACTTAAAAGCAACAGGGCTAATGTAAGTAATTATTTAAATCAATTGTGCAAGGAAGGATTAGTAGAAAAAATCAAGTCAAGACCTGTATATTTTATTCCCATTGACAAAAATAAACTTGTGCAAAGTAGTGGTAATTTAAAAGAAAGTAGTTTTTCCACACTAATTGGTAAAAATCACAGCTTAAAAGGAGTTGTAGAAAAAGCTAAAGCATCTATACTATACCCGCCCTATGGATTACATTCCATAATCTATGGCGAAACTGGTGTAGGAAAAAGTATGCTTGCAAAGTATATGTATGATTTTTCAATAGAAGCAGGCATAAGAAAAAAGGGATCACCATTTATTACATTTAATTGTGCTGATTATGCTAATAATCCCCAGCTTTTAATGGGGCATATTTTTGGCGTAGAAAAAGGTGCATATACAGGTGCAGAAAGATCTAAAATTGGATTATTAGAAAGTGCCAATGGAGGTATCTTATTTCTAGACGAAATACATAGACTTCCTCCAGAGGGACAGGAAATGTTATTTACTTTTATAGATAAGGGCACATTTAGGAGAATGGGACAATCCACAGATGAAATTAAATCAGAGGTTTTAATAATATCAGCAACCACTGAAAATCCTGAGTCCACCCTTTTGGATACATTTAACAGAAGAATCCCAATGACTATTGAAATTCCACCACTTAGGGATAGAAGTCTTGTTGAAAGGATAGAACTTGTTAAACATTTTTTTAGATATGAGTCTGGAAAAATTAATAAACCAATAAAAGTACACAGACAAATAATGAAATCATTGTTACTTTATAAATGTAAAAATAATGTTGGACAGCTGCAAAGTGATATTAAACTTGCTGTGGCTAATTCATATTTAAATTATGTAAGAAATAATGATGAAATTTTAAATGTTTATTCAAGCTATTTTAATCATAACTTAAGTGAATGGGAAGACAACTATAGAGGAAAAACATATGAAATAGATATTTTAGTGCCAAAAGATCTAGATTATTATATTTTTTATCCTTCAGGAAAAGAAGAAAATTTTACTTTCAAGGCATCAAAGGATGAAGATGGTAATGAAGAAAAGGTTAAGTTGTCTCTGGTACGTGAGGGAATAAGAAATAATCTATTAATTGAAAAGCTTTTTATGGATACAAAGTTTTTCAAACTCTGTGAAAGTATAAGACAAATAATAGAAAATGAATTTTCATTGATATTATCTGAAGGTGAATTTTACTCTATTGCTATATATATTTACTCCATTGTGGATAATGAAATCTGCAGTAACAGTAGAAATAAACCAGATATAAATGAAATAAGACAAAATAATAAAAAAGAATTTAAGGTTGCATTAAAAATTATAAATGAAATTGAAAATGAATATAATGTATTTTTGTCAATAGAAGAGGCGGCTAATATTACATTGCTTATTTCAAATCTTAGGAAAGATGGCAGAAACTCCAAGAGCAATGTTGGCATAATTGTGGCAATGCATGGTGACAGCACAGCAAATAGTATGGTTAAGGTAGCTAAGGATTTGTTAGGTGAAGGTAACATTTATTCTTTTGATATGAAACTAAATAAAAATTATAAAGAAGTTGTTGATGAATTTAGAGAAACAATAAAAAACATAGATGCAAAAGATGGTATATTATTATTCACTGATATGGGTTCCCTGAATTCTTTAGACAGCCTTGTTAAAGAAACTTTAAAAGTTCAGGTAAAGACTATTCCTATGGTTACAACACTTATGGTTCTGGAGGCTGTGCAAAAGATTAACATAGGATTTTCTCTTATGGAGGTCTATAATTCAGTAATAGATATGACAAATTACAACCTTGAGAATAAGACTAATGCTTCTAATAATAAAAAAGATAGTATGATAGTTATAGGATACTGTATAAATGATGGGGTGGATAAAGAAGGTAAAAAAATTATAAAAAGAAAACTGGGCACATATATTAAAGATATTGAGATATTGCTTTTACCTTATAAAAATGAACAGGACTTTGCAATTAATTTTAATAAACTTATGTATGATAATAATATTATTGCCTTAATTAGTGACTTAACATTGGAGATAAGTGGAATTGAATGTATTAAAAGAAGTGAATTAAAAAATAAAGAAAGCATAAATAAATTAAAAAATCTAATTAAGATTAATGAAGCATATTACGATATAATTGAAGGCTTGAAAAGTTCATTAAAGTATACAAACTACTCAAAAATATTTAAAGATGTAAAGATAACTATAGATTCTTTATATGAAGCTTTAAATTTAAACAAGGAATATGACACAGTAGTAGGGCTTACAATGCATCTTGCCTTTATGATTGACTCATTGGTTGGCAATAATAGAAAAAGTGAAATATTTCAAAATGAAAAGATAAATAAACATAAAAATGAAATCGATATAATTAAAAAAGAAGTGCTTTTGTTAGAAAAAAAATATCACATTATCATTGACAGCAATGAATGCTATGGCATACTATGCATTTTATACGATGACTTTTAA
- a CDS encoding 6-phospho-alpha-glucosidase, which produces MKKYNVTIIGAGSGYTPGVVNSLLMKRDKLPLNRITLMDNNAERLHIIGDFMDILVKERAPEVEFVQTTDRKTAFEGMDFLLAQIRSGCLKMRSLDEKIPMKYGVVGQETCGPGGFAFAMREIPEMISIAKDVVKYAPDAWIINYSNPTAIVAQAIRKKVPEVKNICICDVPPWQQKDMAYMLGGKPDEFQYTYFGLNHLGWFTHMYDNHGNDRLPELINMIKENGLKSAEYTDPYWKKTAERLSQFVGHFDDALPTSYLQYYYYADEMFAEEDPNYTRADYCIDHREKETFNLCREGVKKGTAAGNNLSDTIHGDFIVDIASAIANNTNEKFIINVPNHGAISNFSNDSIIECTAIVNASGYEPIAVGEIPTFQKGLMEVVNAYEKLTVEAALEGSYQKALKALTLNPIIPSVHVAKKILDDYIEVNKEYFPELR; this is translated from the coding sequence ATGAAGAAATATAATGTAACCATTATTGGAGCTGGAAGCGGATATACTCCTGGTGTTGTAAATAGTCTGCTTATGAAAAGAGATAAACTTCCACTGAATAGAATAACACTTATGGACAATAATGCAGAAAGACTTCATATTATAGGAGACTTTATGGATATCTTAGTAAAAGAAAGAGCGCCAGAAGTTGAATTTGTGCAAACAACAGATAGAAAGACAGCCTTTGAGGGAATGGATTTCCTCCTGGCACAAATTCGTTCGGGATGTTTAAAAATGAGAAGTCTTGACGAAAAGATTCCAATGAAATATGGAGTTGTAGGTCAGGAAACCTGTGGACCAGGAGGATTTGCCTTTGCTATGAGGGAAATACCTGAAATGATTTCAATTGCTAAGGATGTAGTCAAGTATGCTCCGGATGCATGGATAATAAATTATAGCAATCCTACGGCTATTGTGGCTCAAGCCATAAGAAAGAAAGTACCTGAAGTAAAAAATATTTGTATTTGCGATGTTCCACCATGGCAGCAAAAAGATATGGCTTATATGTTAGGCGGAAAGCCAGATGAATTTCAATATACCTATTTTGGTTTAAACCATCTGGGATGGTTTACCCATATGTATGATAATCATGGCAATGATAGATTACCTGAGCTCATAAATATGATAAAGGAAAATGGATTAAAATCAGCGGAATATACAGACCCTTATTGGAAAAAGACAGCTGAAAGGCTGAGCCAGTTTGTTGGACATTTTGATGATGCTTTGCCAACCAGCTATTTACAATACTATTATTATGCGGATGAAATGTTTGCAGAAGAAGATCCAAATTACACCAGGGCTGATTACTGTATAGACCACAGGGAAAAAGAAACCTTCAATTTATGTAGAGAAGGAGTAAAAAAAGGCACAGCAGCAGGTAATAATCTTTCAGATACAATTCATGGGGACTTTATTGTGGATATTGCTTCGGCTATAGCCAATAATACAAATGAAAAATTTATTATAAATGTGCCAAACCACGGTGCTATTTCTAATTTTTCCAATGATTCAATAATAGAATGCACTGCAATAGTGAATGCCTCTGGATATGAGCCAATTGCAGTTGGAGAAATTCCAACATTTCAAAAGGGATTAATGGAAGTTGTGAATGCATACGAAAAACTAACAGTTGAAGCAGCCTTAGAGGGCTCTTATCAAAAGGCATTAAAAGCATTGACATTAAACCCAATTATTCCTTCTGTTCATGTTGCAAAGAAAATACTTGATGATTATATAGAAGTAAATAAAGAATATTTCCCAGAATTAAGATAA